In one Pseudomonas purpurea genomic region, the following are encoded:
- a CDS encoding plastocyanin/azurin family copper-binding protein: MKILLNALALISLAMVMPVWAQEVKVDIKEFMFGPKDLTVTVGTKVTWVNDDQIPHTVAETHKVFRSGALDTHDSFSYVFTTPGEFEYFCVLHPQMVGKIVVSQ, translated from the coding sequence ATGAAAATCCTGCTCAATGCCTTGGCCCTGATCAGTCTGGCAATGGTGATGCCGGTGTGGGCCCAAGAGGTGAAAGTCGACATTAAGGAGTTCATGTTCGGACCGAAGGATTTGACCGTCACCGTGGGGACGAAAGTGACCTGGGTGAATGACGATCAGATACCCCACACGGTGGCCGAAACCCACAAGGTGTTCCGCTCGGGGGCGCTGGATACCCATGACAGCTTTTCCTACGTGTTCACCACGCCGGGAGAGTTTGAGTATTTTTGCGTGTTGCACCCGCAGATGGTGGGCAAGATTGTGGTCAGTCAGTAA
- a CDS encoding response regulator transcription factor encodes MPARRKPIRVMLVDCRPLVLIGLHDLINARKPQMEVSGQATTYTKALDLADQLRPDVIFFSFFPDALNPLAVVAGLARSAEMKVLVLKGLYEVVPVAQAIEAGARGIVLAEDPAESIIRAIIKVYYRDIGLDRAWAGGLSDYAATGHIPWKCNLEQAKQARLTLRERELIRAIVGNPSAKYTCIAGHLGISEHTVHNHLSNIYQKLNLINRIDLLMYAMNHGLTHNDEPPEST; translated from the coding sequence ATGCCGGCCCGTAGAAAGCCGATACGCGTGATGCTGGTCGATTGTCGCCCCCTCGTTCTCATCGGCCTTCACGACTTGATCAATGCCCGCAAGCCTCAAATGGAAGTGAGCGGCCAGGCCACCACCTATACCAAGGCGCTGGATCTTGCCGATCAGTTGCGTCCCGATGTCATTTTTTTCAGTTTCTTTCCCGATGCGCTGAACCCGCTGGCGGTCGTCGCGGGGCTCGCGCGCAGCGCCGAAATGAAAGTGCTGGTGCTCAAGGGGCTGTACGAAGTCGTCCCTGTTGCCCAGGCGATAGAGGCGGGCGCCCGCGGCATCGTGCTGGCGGAAGACCCGGCGGAATCGATCATCCGAGCCATCATCAAGGTCTACTATCGCGACATCGGACTGGATAGAGCCTGGGCCGGTGGGCTTTCCGACTATGCCGCAACCGGGCATATTCCCTGGAAATGCAATTTGGAACAGGCGAAACAGGCGCGGCTAACGCTGCGCGAGAGGGAACTGATTCGCGCCATTGTGGGGAATCCGTCCGCTAAATATACGTGCATCGCCGGGCATCTGGGCATCAGCGAGCACACTGTGCACAACCACCTCAGCAACATCTATCAAAAGCTTAATCTCATCAACCGCATCGACTTGCTGATGTACGCGATGAATCACGGGCTCACCCACAATGACGAGCCGCCCGAGTCCACTTAA
- a CDS encoding arsenate reductase ArsC, with translation MKVLFMCTANSCRSILSEAMFNHLAPAGFEAVSAGSFPKGQVLPRSLTTLQAAGIATDGLSSKGNDAFASSPPDIVITVCDKAAGEACPVYFGPALKTHWGLEDPSDVTGSEAHINTAFNATLTTIETRCRAFFQLPFERLDAAALKRELDRIGTL, from the coding sequence ATGAAAGTCCTGTTCATGTGCACGGCCAACAGCTGCCGCAGCATCCTGTCCGAAGCCATGTTCAACCACCTCGCCCCGGCAGGCTTCGAAGCAGTGAGCGCCGGCAGCTTCCCCAAAGGCCAGGTCCTGCCACGCAGCCTGACCACCTTGCAGGCCGCCGGCATTGCCACGGACGGCTTGAGCAGCAAGGGCAACGATGCCTTTGCGAGCAGCCCACCGGACATTGTCATCACCGTGTGCGACAAGGCCGCCGGCGAAGCCTGCCCAGTGTATTTCGGTCCCGCGCTCAAGACCCATTGGGGGCTTGAAGACCCGTCCGACGTCACCGGCAGCGAGGCTCACATCAACACGGCCTTCAACGCCACGCTGACCACCATCGAAACCCGCTGCCGCGCCTTTTTCCAACTGCCCTTCGAACGCCTCGATGCCGCTGCCCTCAAGCGCGAACTCGACCGCATCGGCACTCTCTAG
- a CDS encoding ribonuclease T2: MKKLYVWVALIALTLGSVGMSAARESQSGKLKAESVAGVFDYYLLTLSWSPTFCLTHKDNEQCSGKGYGFVLHGLWPQYAKGGWPESCPPMVALSPAQREQGLTLFPTQKLLEHEWSKHGTCSGLGASGYLDAADKAVAAVQIPEQLQPFSTSYYFEAQEIARMFRQSNPGIPVDGIAVICKGPELSEVRVCMGKDLAFGSCGKGVKTQCRAGDIRVPPSR; this comes from the coding sequence ATGAAAAAATTGTACGTATGGGTTGCGCTGATTGCGTTGACGCTGGGAAGCGTGGGCATGAGTGCTGCTCGCGAGTCGCAAAGCGGCAAACTAAAGGCAGAGTCGGTGGCGGGGGTGTTTGATTACTACCTACTGACACTTTCGTGGTCGCCGACCTTTTGCCTGACACACAAGGACAACGAACAGTGCTCGGGCAAAGGCTACGGCTTTGTGCTTCATGGGCTCTGGCCACAATATGCCAAGGGCGGATGGCCTGAGTCTTGCCCGCCGATGGTGGCGTTGTCGCCTGCGCAAAGGGAGCAGGGGCTGACGCTGTTCCCGACACAAAAACTGCTTGAGCATGAATGGTCCAAGCATGGCACGTGCAGCGGCCTCGGTGCCTCGGGTTATCTGGATGCGGCGGACAAAGCGGTTGCCGCGGTGCAGATTCCGGAGCAACTGCAACCGTTCAGCACCTCGTATTACTTTGAAGCGCAAGAGATTGCGCGGATGTTCCGCCAGAGCAACCCTGGCATTCCTGTCGACGGCATCGCGGTGATTTGCAAAGGCCCCGAGTTGTCGGAAGTTCGGGTGTGCATGGGCAAGGACCTGGCGTTCGGCTCCTGCGGCAAAGGCGTCAAGACGCAGTGCCGTGCGGGTGATATTCGCGTGCCACCGTCGCGTTGA
- a CDS encoding TolC family outer membrane protein produces the protein MLVLGTDIALAQAAAPAPTGVSASAFSTDLMQLYREARLEDPRVLASYARAQAGKEYQREAMGALLPQVSLNAGANRIHQENELVQRSFDSENYSLVLRQYLYNKAAWENYQKLKSLAKQSDSEALEARAEATVELAQRYFTALAAEDELELTRAELRTTQKSLDRVNALYEKQLALITDQLDLKARVDGLTAQELDARNQVSVSREALAEIVGRPVKEKLSRVRDDVQLRISAQSLEAWVREGVAQNPALKANESGVEAAGAALRGGKGGHYPTLSLTLSAQQTNEGYNNSLVPRTDSYVAGIGVQVPLYSGGATSARVRGLYQDQVSAEQQLESVRRRVVKEITSAYLTANSSGEKISASRHALDSAQLSRVAVEKALSYGMVNAVDVLTSVRNEFRARRDLLKTQYDFVTNVLTLNRWAGKPPAESVENVNAWLNPGSVSQNLTSP, from the coding sequence ATGCTTGTACTGGGCACCGATATTGCGTTGGCGCAAGCCGCTGCGCCCGCGCCGACCGGGGTCAGTGCCTCGGCGTTTTCCACCGATCTGATGCAGCTGTACCGTGAGGCCCGGCTGGAGGACCCGCGAGTATTGGCCTCGTATGCGCGAGCGCAGGCGGGCAAGGAGTACCAGAGGGAAGCGATGGGAGCGCTGTTACCGCAAGTCTCGCTCAATGCAGGGGCTAATCGGATTCACCAGGAAAACGAACTGGTGCAGCGCAGTTTTGATAGCGAAAACTACAGCCTAGTGTTGCGTCAGTACCTCTACAACAAGGCCGCGTGGGAGAACTACCAGAAACTCAAGAGCTTGGCCAAACAATCCGACTCCGAAGCGCTGGAAGCTCGGGCCGAAGCCACGGTGGAGCTGGCCCAGCGTTACTTCACTGCGTTGGCGGCCGAGGACGAACTGGAGCTGACCCGGGCCGAGCTTCGGACCACGCAAAAGAGTCTGGATAGAGTCAATGCATTGTACGAAAAGCAGTTGGCATTGATTACCGATCAGCTCGACCTCAAAGCGAGAGTCGATGGGCTGACAGCGCAGGAACTGGATGCCCGGAACCAGGTCAGTGTCAGTCGTGAGGCGCTGGCGGAGATCGTCGGCCGTCCCGTCAAGGAGAAGCTCAGCCGCGTTCGCGACGATGTTCAATTACGGATCTCAGCGCAGAGTCTTGAAGCGTGGGTTCGCGAGGGTGTAGCGCAAAACCCGGCACTCAAGGCCAACGAAAGTGGTGTCGAAGCGGCAGGCGCTGCGTTGCGAGGCGGGAAGGGCGGGCACTATCCGACCCTGAGCCTTACGCTGAGCGCGCAGCAGACCAACGAGGGCTACAACAATTCCTTGGTGCCACGCACCGACAGTTATGTCGCCGGTATTGGCGTGCAAGTGCCGCTGTACAGCGGCGGCGCAACCTCGGCGCGGGTGCGGGGGCTCTACCAGGATCAGGTTTCGGCCGAGCAGCAACTGGAATCGGTGCGGCGCCGGGTGGTCAAGGAGATCACGAGCGCTTACCTGACCGCCAATTCGAGCGGAGAAAAGATCAGTGCCAGCCGTCATGCCCTGGACTCGGCACAGCTGTCCAGAGTGGCGGTAGAGAAAGCGCTCAGTTACGGAATGGTCAATGCTGTCGATGTACTGACCAGCGTACGCAACGAGTTCCGGGCTCGTCGTGATCTGCTCAAGACGCAATACGACTTCGTCACCAATGTATTGACGCTCAATCGCTGGGCGGGAAAACCGCCTGCCGAGAGTGTCGAGAATGTCAATGCCTGGTTGAACCCCGGCAGCGTTAGCCAAAACCTCACATCTCCCTGA
- a CDS encoding HlyD family type I secretion periplasmic adaptor subunit gives MNRTTPSHQIDSFADLAVSDRKVRRLGFGIVLVTFGLFGTWAAIAPLDGAAYAPGVVTVQAYRKTVQHLEGGIVKEVLVHDGDIVKRDDPLIILDDAQLRFEYEMTRSQLVAARAMEARLKAERDNLSVIGFGIMPDPDSLRGAEARQGETQVFNARRGSRLGQIAVLQERIGQLNQQIKGMEAMIGAKGHLDKSYSGEIVELTDLLSQGFVDKQRLLEQQRKLEMLRTEVVDHRSTITRTRLQINETQLQILQIDKDFNADVAKQLAEVQTRIYDLQEKTSALEDRLSHIIIRAPEAGMVIGMTVHTVGGIVRSATPLLDIVPSVSELVIEAQVAPVDIDRIAIGKRADIRFGAFNSSTTPVIEGVVSSVSADRLINEKSGTPYYLARVRVTEAGAHTLGERKLLPGMPADVLIITGQRTLLHYLMQPARNAFSQSMIEE, from the coding sequence ATGAACCGTACGACTCCCAGTCATCAAATTGATAGCTTCGCCGACCTGGCGGTATCTGATCGAAAAGTACGTCGCCTGGGTTTTGGCATTGTATTGGTGACCTTCGGCCTGTTTGGCACCTGGGCGGCGATCGCACCACTCGATGGCGCTGCTTACGCGCCTGGCGTGGTCACCGTGCAGGCTTACCGAAAAACGGTACAACACCTCGAAGGTGGCATCGTCAAAGAGGTATTGGTCCATGACGGTGACATCGTCAAGCGTGATGACCCGCTGATTATTCTCGATGATGCCCAGTTGCGATTCGAGTACGAGATGACCCGAAGCCAGCTCGTTGCAGCCAGAGCCATGGAGGCAAGGCTCAAAGCTGAGCGGGACAATCTGTCGGTGATCGGCTTTGGCATCATGCCCGATCCCGACAGCCTGCGAGGTGCCGAAGCGCGCCAGGGCGAAACCCAGGTATTCAACGCGCGACGGGGATCACGGCTGGGCCAGATAGCGGTGTTGCAAGAGCGCATTGGTCAGTTGAATCAACAGATCAAGGGGATGGAGGCGATGATCGGTGCCAAGGGCCATCTGGATAAATCCTACAGCGGTGAAATAGTTGAATTGACCGACCTGTTGTCTCAAGGGTTCGTTGACAAACAACGTCTGCTTGAGCAACAGCGCAAGCTCGAAATGCTCAGGACCGAAGTGGTCGACCACCGTTCCACCATTACCAGGACTCGCCTGCAGATCAACGAAACACAGCTGCAAATTCTACAAATCGATAAAGATTTCAATGCCGACGTCGCCAAGCAATTGGCCGAGGTTCAGACCAGGATCTACGACCTGCAAGAGAAAACTTCCGCCTTGGAGGACCGGCTCAGCCATATCATCATCCGCGCACCCGAGGCCGGTATGGTAATTGGCATGACCGTGCATACGGTCGGGGGCATCGTGCGCTCGGCGACACCGCTGCTGGACATTGTCCCCTCGGTTTCAGAACTGGTCATAGAGGCCCAGGTGGCGCCGGTCGATATCGATCGCATCGCCATCGGCAAGCGTGCCGATATCCGTTTCGGCGCATTCAATAGTTCGACCACACCGGTGATCGAAGGCGTGGTCAGCAGTGTCTCGGCGGACCGGCTGATCAACGAAAAGTCAGGTACACCCTATTACCTGGCCCGGGTCCGGGTCACCGAAGCCGGTGCGCACACCTTGGGTGAGCGCAAATTACTGCCGGGGATGCCCGCGGATGTGTTGATCATCACGGGGCAACGCACGCTGTTGCACTACCTGATGCAGCCGGCCCGCAATGCCTTCTCTCAATCGATGATCGAGGAATGA
- a CDS encoding diguanylate cyclase → MPTPLHDPHYAPGGPLKRLPLLKAAVAFIATVGLSLCGLLYLQLEQSRRHDLELAQVASANLTRAMAQQAEDTFTQADLVITSLVDWIEADGFGVTKTPRLQRTFARRVQALTQLHGLFLFDKNGQWVVTSFEELPRGSGATEREYFKFHQQNPSSVAHIGPAIRCRENGEWIIPISRRVNDSNGRFQGVLMAGIKMSYFDRFFKSFSIDDNGVMFLALSDGTLLARRPFEDQRIGTTLARGEIFQRYLPNAPSGNAMISSVIDDVVRLYGYRQLSAYPLVVAAATSEDEILKGWYGTAYQSSVIVAMVLLGVGLFGWVFIHQVRNGERIEADLRAAQEALELIATHDSLTGLANRRLFERALEIEFARGARQVSPLSLIMLDIDFFKRYNDAYGHVAGDHCLAEVARALKHCCHRKADLAVRYGGEEFAVLLPDTDLQGAMAIAEQIRRAVMDKNITHSGSPSGYVTVSLGCYSFVPNGRDSIEVFIERADAALYQAKHSGRNRVAVLSLEGGVDALMRSDR, encoded by the coding sequence TTGCCTACCCCACTTCACGACCCCCATTACGCCCCCGGCGGTCCTCTGAAACGCTTGCCGTTGCTCAAGGCTGCGGTGGCGTTTATTGCGACCGTAGGCCTGAGTCTCTGCGGTCTGCTTTACCTGCAACTGGAACAGTCCCGGCGCCATGATCTGGAGTTGGCGCAGGTGGCGTCGGCGAACCTGACCCGCGCCATGGCGCAGCAGGCCGAAGATACGTTCACCCAGGCGGATCTGGTGATCACAAGCCTGGTGGACTGGATTGAGGCTGACGGTTTCGGGGTGACGAAAACACCTCGTTTGCAACGCACGTTTGCGCGGCGGGTTCAGGCGCTGACGCAGCTGCACGGGTTGTTTCTGTTCGACAAGAATGGGCAGTGGGTGGTGACTTCGTTCGAGGAGTTGCCCCGTGGTTCGGGGGCAACAGAGCGCGAGTATTTCAAGTTTCACCAGCAGAACCCGTCATCGGTCGCGCACATCGGGCCGGCGATTCGCTGCCGGGAGAACGGCGAGTGGATTATTCCGATCTCCCGCAGGGTCAACGACAGCAATGGCCGTTTTCAGGGTGTGTTGATGGCCGGGATCAAGATGTCGTACTTCGACCGGTTCTTCAAAAGCTTCAGCATTGATGACAACGGCGTGATGTTTCTGGCGCTGTCGGATGGGACATTGCTGGCGCGGCGACCGTTCGAGGACCAGCGCATCGGCACCACCCTGGCCCGGGGAGAGATTTTCCAGCGGTACTTGCCCAATGCGCCGTCCGGCAACGCGATGATCAGTTCGGTGATTGATGATGTGGTCAGGCTGTATGGCTATCGTCAGTTGAGTGCATATCCGCTGGTGGTGGCGGCTGCGACGTCCGAGGACGAGATTCTCAAAGGTTGGTATGGCACGGCCTATCAGTCCAGTGTGATCGTGGCCATGGTGCTGCTGGGTGTTGGCCTGTTCGGTTGGGTGTTCATTCATCAGGTGCGCAATGGCGAGCGTATCGAGGCGGATCTGCGTGCCGCGCAGGAAGCGCTGGAGCTGATTGCGACCCACGACAGCCTGACCGGGCTGGCCAATCGTCGGCTGTTCGAGCGGGCGCTGGAGATTGAGTTTGCCCGGGGCGCCCGTCAGGTCAGCCCGCTGAGCCTGATCATGCTCGATATCGATTTTTTCAAGCGCTACAACGACGCTTATGGTCATGTCGCGGGGGATCATTGCCTGGCCGAAGTGGCGCGAGCGCTCAAGCATTGCTGCCACCGCAAGGCGGATCTGGCCGTGCGCTACGGCGGGGAAGAGTTCGCGGTGTTGCTGCCCGACACCGACCTGCAAGGCGCCATGGCCATCGCCGAGCAGATCCGCCGCGCCGTGATGGACAAAAACATCACTCACTCAGGCTCGCCTTCGGGGTACGTCACGGTCAGCCTGGGCTGTTACTCATTCGTGCCCAACGGCCGCGACAGCATCGAAGTGTTCATTGAGCGCGCAGACGCGGCGCTGTATCAGGCCAAGCACTCGGGGCGTAACCGGGTGGCGGTGCTCTCGCTGGAAGGTGGCGTCGACGCGCTCATGCGTTCCGATCGCTGA
- a CDS encoding arylamine N-acetyltransferase translates to MSQTELSNVDLYLQRLGFDSPPPPTLESLRELQSRHTCVFPFETLSTMLRLPVPIDLASVERKILYAGRGGYCYELNNMFLALLLHLGFEARGITGRVVMGGPEDALVARTHRLCLVTVSGVRYIADVGFGGMVPTAPLRLDTEEEQPTGHEPYRIVHQDSSYILRAKVAGEWRPMYVFDLQMQSDIDYQIGNWYVCTHPQSPFMGQLMVARTGEGLRRTLNNGSYAVHRTGLESVRRQITAVDELIELLEREFEIRVPHHPEFRQVVGQVIAPQPML, encoded by the coding sequence ATGAGCCAGACCGAACTGAGCAACGTCGACCTCTACTTGCAGCGCCTGGGCTTTGACAGTCCGCCACCGCCGACGCTGGAGAGCCTGCGCGAACTGCAGTCGCGCCACACGTGCGTGTTCCCCTTTGAAACCCTGTCGACGATGTTGCGTCTGCCGGTGCCGATCGACCTCGCCTCGGTGGAGCGCAAGATTCTGTATGCGGGGCGTGGCGGCTACTGCTACGAACTGAACAATATGTTTCTCGCGTTGTTGCTGCACCTGGGGTTCGAGGCGCGCGGGATTACCGGGCGGGTGGTCATGGGCGGGCCTGAGGATGCTCTGGTGGCGCGCACCCATCGCCTGTGCCTGGTGACGGTGAGCGGGGTGCGCTACATCGCCGATGTCGGTTTTGGTGGCATGGTGCCGACCGCGCCGCTGCGGCTCGACACTGAAGAAGAACAGCCGACCGGGCATGAGCCCTATCGCATTGTTCATCAGGACAGCAGTTACATCCTTCGAGCGAAGGTCGCGGGTGAATGGCGGCCGATGTACGTGTTCGATCTGCAGATGCAATCGGACATCGATTATCAGATCGGCAACTGGTACGTCTGCACTCATCCGCAATCACCGTTCATGGGGCAACTGATGGTGGCGCGCACGGGCGAAGGGCTGCGCAGGACGCTGAATAACGGCAGCTACGCGGTGCACCGGACGGGATTGGAGAGCGTGCGTCGGCAGATCACCGCCGTCGATGAACTCATCGAATTGCTGGAGCGTGAATTCGAGATCCGTGTACCGCACCATCCCGAATTCAGGCAGGTTGTCGGGCAAGTGATTGCGCCGCAGCCCATGCTCTGA
- a CDS encoding nucleobase:cation symporter-2 family protein — MKTSLQRPEDENLGVGANMAYGLQHVLTMYGGIVAVPLIIGQAAGLSPADIGLLIAASLFAGGLATLLQTLGLPFFGCQLPLVQGVSFSGVATMVAIVSSGGEGGFQSILGAVIAASLIGLLITPVFSRITKFFPPLVTGIVITTIGLTLMPVAARWAMGGNSHAESFGSMANIGLAALTLVLVLLLSKIGSATISRLSILLAMVIGTVIAVFLGMADFSTVTQGPMFGFPAPFHFGMPTFHFAAILSMCIVVMVTLVETSADILAVGEIIGTKVDSKRLGNGLRADMLSSMIAPIFGSFTQSAFAQNVGLVAVTGIKSRYVVATGGLFLVVLGLLPVMGRVIAAVPTSVLGGAGIVLFGTVAASGIRTLSKVDYRNNVNLIIVATSIGFGMIPIAAPNFYDHFPSWFATIFHSGISSSAIMAIVLNLTFNHFTTGNSDQQSVFAAGTERTLRFQDLAALREGDYFSGGKLHDCDGNEIPLVSDASVAAQRAPSTAANPEATGA; from the coding sequence ATGAAAACGTCACTCCAGCGGCCCGAGGACGAAAACCTCGGTGTCGGCGCGAATATGGCTTACGGCCTGCAACACGTTCTGACCATGTACGGCGGTATCGTTGCGGTGCCGTTGATTATCGGCCAGGCAGCCGGGCTTTCCCCGGCGGACATTGGTCTGTTGATTGCGGCGTCACTGTTTGCGGGGGGCTTGGCGACATTACTGCAAACCCTCGGGTTACCGTTTTTCGGTTGTCAACTGCCACTGGTGCAGGGTGTGTCGTTCTCAGGCGTGGCGACCATGGTGGCGATTGTCAGCAGCGGCGGCGAGGGTGGCTTTCAGTCGATTCTGGGGGCGGTGATCGCCGCCTCATTGATCGGGCTGCTGATCACCCCGGTGTTCTCCCGGATCACCAAGTTCTTTCCGCCGCTGGTCACTGGCATCGTCATTACCACCATCGGCCTGACGCTGATGCCGGTGGCCGCACGCTGGGCGATGGGTGGCAATAGCCACGCCGAAAGCTTCGGCAGCATGGCGAACATCGGGCTGGCGGCGCTGACCCTGGTGCTGGTGTTGTTGCTGAGCAAAATCGGCAGTGCGACGATCTCGCGACTGTCGATTCTGTTGGCCATGGTCATCGGTACGGTGATAGCGGTGTTCCTCGGCATGGCGGACTTCTCGACGGTGACCCAGGGGCCGATGTTCGGTTTCCCGGCGCCATTCCATTTCGGCATGCCGACCTTTCATTTCGCCGCCATCCTGTCGATGTGCATCGTGGTGATGGTGACGTTGGTGGAAACCTCGGCGGACATCCTGGCGGTCGGTGAAATCATCGGCACCAAGGTCGATTCCAAGCGTCTGGGCAACGGTTTGCGGGCTGACATGCTGTCGAGCATGATCGCGCCGATCTTCGGTTCGTTCACCCAAAGCGCCTTTGCCCAGAACGTCGGGCTGGTGGCGGTCACCGGGATCAAGAGCCGTTACGTGGTGGCCACGGGCGGACTGTTCCTGGTGGTGCTCGGCCTGTTACCAGTGATGGGGCGGGTGATCGCGGCGGTCCCGACGTCCGTGCTGGGCGGTGCCGGTATCGTGCTGTTCGGCACCGTGGCAGCCAGCGGCATTCGGACGCTGTCCAAGGTCGATTACCGCAACAACGTCAACCTGATCATCGTCGCCACGTCCATCGGGTTCGGCATGATTCCCATCGCGGCACCGAATTTCTACGATCACTTCCCGAGCTGGTTTGCGACGATCTTCCATTCCGGCATCAGTTCGTCGGCCATCATGGCCATCGTCCTGAACCTGACGTTCAACCACTTCACAACCGGCAACTCGGACCAGCAATCGGTGTTTGCGGCCGGGACCGAGCGCACGCTGCGCTTCCAGGACCTGGCGGCGCTGCGTGAAGGGGATTACTTCAGCGGCGGCAAGTTGCACGACTGCGACGGCAATGAGATCCCGCTGGTCAGCGACGCGTCGGTGGCAGCCCAGCGGGCGCCAAGTACGGCGGCCAACCCCGAAGCCACGGGGGCCTGA
- a CDS encoding metallophosphoesterase encodes MDIHSKHERRTDGPLSPDRRTLLKCSAWAGAGVIWALSGGIPRAFALDDAGNVSDPKALASTFHFVQISDSHIGFNKEANPEPLKTLQVAIDKVIALPKRPSLILHTGDITHLSKPEEFDAAAHLLKGLPATVHYVPGEHDTLDEGGGKLYLERYGKGTKGNGWYSFDDHGVHFIALVNVFNFQAGREATLGADQLAWLADDLRAVTTSTPIVVFTHIPLWTIYQPWGWGTEDGDQAIAMLRPYGSVTVLNGHIHQVIQKVEGNITFHTARGTAYPQPAPGAAPNPGPMTVAADQLRNYLGITDVKATQGDHPLALIDSTLV; translated from the coding sequence ATGGACATTCATTCAAAACACGAACGGCGTACCGACGGCCCCCTGAGCCCTGACCGCCGAACGTTGCTCAAATGCTCGGCCTGGGCCGGTGCCGGCGTTATCTGGGCCTTGAGTGGCGGCATTCCACGGGCCTTTGCGCTGGATGACGCCGGCAATGTGTCGGACCCCAAGGCACTGGCCAGCACTTTCCATTTTGTGCAGATCAGTGACTCTCATATCGGTTTCAATAAAGAAGCCAACCCCGAACCGCTGAAGACCCTGCAAGTGGCCATCGACAAGGTCATCGCGCTGCCCAAACGGCCGTCGCTGATCCTCCACACGGGCGACATTACTCACCTTTCCAAGCCGGAAGAGTTCGACGCCGCAGCCCACCTGCTCAAAGGTTTGCCCGCGACGGTGCATTACGTGCCGGGCGAGCACGACACCCTCGACGAGGGAGGCGGCAAGCTCTATCTCGAGCGTTACGGCAAGGGCACCAAAGGCAATGGCTGGTACAGCTTCGACGACCATGGGGTGCATTTCATTGCGCTGGTGAATGTCTTCAACTTCCAGGCTGGCCGTGAAGCGACGCTGGGTGCTGATCAACTCGCCTGGCTGGCCGACGACCTGCGCGCCGTCACAACAAGCACGCCGATTGTGGTGTTCACTCATATTCCGTTATGGACGATCTATCAGCCCTGGGGCTGGGGCACGGAGGACGGCGACCAGGCTATCGCCATGCTGCGGCCCTACGGTTCGGTGACGGTGCTCAACGGTCACATCCATCAGGTCATCCAGAAGGTCGAAGGCAACATCACGTTTCACACCGCACGCGGGACGGCCTACCCGCAACCGGCTCCTGGCGCGGCGCCGAACCCGGGGCCGATGACGGTTGCCGCCGACCAGTTGCGCAATTACCTGGGGATCACCGACGTCAAGGCCACGCAGGGCGATCACCCGTTGGCGCTGATTGATTCGACGCTGGTTTAG
- a CDS encoding GNAT family N-acetyltransferase produces MPTAHDTHFRLGQPSDALCISGLATQVFLDTYATDGMRADLAEEALTVYAPAQFERRLSDPQTRFVLAERNGHLLGFAEIVARPDGPVPALLDGTELVRLYVQRHAHRQGLGRALLDRAEALARESARACLWLTAWSENHRAREFYLALGYDDVGGTHYEFGGNAYENRVFCKGFNVP; encoded by the coding sequence ATGCCGACCGCCCACGACACCCACTTCCGACTCGGCCAACCGTCCGACGCCTTGTGCATCAGCGGCCTCGCCACCCAGGTGTTCCTCGACACCTACGCCACCGACGGCATGCGCGCCGATCTGGCCGAAGAAGCCTTGACGGTCTATGCGCCGGCGCAGTTTGAACGCCGCCTGAGCGACCCGCAGACCCGCTTCGTCCTCGCCGAGCGCAACGGCCATCTCCTGGGTTTCGCCGAAATCGTCGCGCGGCCCGATGGGCCTGTGCCGGCGCTGCTGGATGGCACCGAACTGGTTCGGCTTTACGTGCAACGCCACGCCCATCGGCAAGGGTTGGGGCGCGCACTGCTCGACAGAGCCGAAGCCCTGGCCAGAGAAAGCGCTCGCGCCTGCCTGTGGCTCACCGCCTGGTCTGAAAACCATCGCGCACGGGAGTTTTACCTGGCGCTGGGTTATGACGATGTGGGCGGTACGCACTATGAATTCGGTGGCAATGCCTACGAGAACCGGGTGTTTTGCAAAGGTTTTAACGTGCCCTGA